One Desulfobacteraceae bacterium genomic window, TGTGGTATTGGGCTTCGCCGAAAACGTTGGTGCTGACCGTCACCATCAGGACATCGGCGTTCTCCCGCCAAAAGAGGGTGCGGGCGCCGTTTTCCCCCCAGGCGATTTCCTCGGGCTGGCCGTATTTTTCGGTGAGCGCCGTCAAGGTTTCCTGGCCCTCCTCGGGCATGTAGATGTTGAAGAGCAGCGGGGTTTGGGTGTGGCCGGAAAAAACCAGGAAGACCTTTTCGAAGGGGACCTTTTGCCTGCCGGCATGCCGGAACATCAGCTTCTCGGTGGGATGGGCGACGCGTTCGCCGATGGGTGAGTTGAGCCTGCGGTTGAGTTGGTGAAGCTCGGGGAAGTGCTCCTTGAGAAACCCGCGGTAGTTGACCTCCAGGTCGATGATGCTGCGGGTTTCGGTGGCGTAGGGGCCGAGCCGGTCCCTGAGATCGCGCCGGATGGCGTCGTTTAAAACGGTGCTGGCGCCGAGGTTGAAGAAGGTGAAGCCCGCCGGTTCGGTCGCCAGCTGCGGGGGCTTGGAACTGTCGCCGCAGCCGCCCAAAACCGCCGGCAGCAGGCTCAAGGCCAGCAGCAGGAGCAGGGGTGGGGTGCGATCGGGTCGCGTGTTGAAAAAGGTCATCGTTTGCCTCTGCAGTGGTGGGCCGGTTGCGTCCAAGATTTCTGAATCATAACGGAATTTGCCGGGCTTGACAAAAGGTTTTCGTCCGGATTTAACTAATGGGTGCGGCAGTAGTTTCCCCCAAAATCGCCCAGCAAAGAAAGGTTTGCCATGCCCGTCTACGCCTTGGAAGGCATTCGACCCGTCATCGACCCATCGGTTTATTTGGCCCCCAGCGCCGCCGTGATCGGCAACGTGACCCTCGCTGCACACGCCTCGGTCTGGTTCAACAGCGTCCTCCGCGCCGACTCTGATGCCATCGTCATCGGGCGCGAAACCAACATCCAGGACTTCACCATGTGCCACGTGGACGCCGGGTGTCCGCTGACCATCGGCGACCGCGTGACGGTCGGCCACCACTGCATAATTCACGGCTGCAGCGTGGCCGACGACTGCCTGATCGGCATGGGGGCGATCATCATGAACGGCGCCCGGATCGGGCGCGGCTGCATCGTGGCGGCCGGCAGCGTGATTCTGGAGAATACCGAGATCCCGCCCTTTTCGCTGGTGGCCGGGGTGCCGGGGGCCGTCAAGCGCAGCCTGCAAGCCGACATCATCCCGGTGATCAACGCGTCCGTCGAAATCTACAAGGAGCGCAGCAAGGCCTATCAGACCCCCGGAAACTTCCAGGTCGTGGGGTAACACCGCGTCTGTGCGCCCCGGTGCCCCAAACGAAAGCCCGCATCGGCCAGCCGGGCCGATGCGGGCTTTTTGGGTGGTTCAGGAGCCCTTGGGCGACACCTTGGAAAAGCCCGTCAGGCATTTGCCTCGTAGAGATCCGCCAGGGCGCCGAGATGCTGCTTTTCTTCGTTGGCGACCTTGAAGAGAACCTCGCGGGTTTCAGCCACGCCGCTTTTGTCGGCAAAGCGCAGGTAAAGATCCATGGCCTGGGTTTCCAGCATCATCGCCAGGGTCAGCAACTCCGGCAGGGAGTTCAGGTAGGCCGCGTTTTGGGCCAGGAAGGCGTCGATTCCGAAGCCGCCTTCCATAATGCCCGAGAGTCTGCCGGTCTGCAGCAGTTTGCCTTCGGGGTCCCCGGGCGCCATTTGGACATAGAGCCCCATCAGGGCTTGCTGGTGTTTGACTTCGAAGCCGGCCAGGCGCTGCAACAGGTCGATCAGCGGCTGGTCTTGGGCGCGCTCGGCGGCCGCGCTGTAGAACCGGCCTAAACCCTTTTCCATGGCCAGCGCGATGGCGATGATCTCAGCTGGGGTCTCGTCGCCGCGGATGAGGTCCAGATTGAGCTCCCGGGGCCCTTCGGCCGTGAACCCCTTCCAGGCCTTGATGCCGCCCTTGAGGTTGAAGACCTCCCCGAATCCCCTGCCGGCCAGCAGTTGGGCGGCCACCCGGCTGCGGCCGCCGATGGCGCAGTAGACGACCACCGGTTTTTGCGGGTCCAGCTGACCAACGGCGGTATCCAGTTGGGAAAGCGGGATCAGCTTGGCCCCGGGCAGATGCGACTCACGGTACTCGGAGGGCTGGCGCACGTCCAGCAGGGTGTAGCCGCCCTCTGGTTTTTGGGCCATGAAGGCCTTGAGGTCCTTGGCGCTCCAGGATACCAGCGGTGCGAAGAGGGTTTTCAGCAGGGACATGACGGTCTCCATATGGTGTTCGGTCGAAAATAACGGTTCCGCAAAAAATCCAACTCGACCTGCTCGGCTAAAAAACCCGTCGCCTGGGAGCCGATGCCAGCCGCGCAGATTCCAGGGCGCGGAAAAAGGCCGCCAGCCGATCGAGGTCCTTGCGTCCCGGCGACCGTTCCACCCCGGAACTGACGTCCACGGCATCCGGCCAAGCGCCCGCCACCGCGGCGGCCACGTTCTCCGGCGCGAGGCCGCCGGCGATCACCAGCGGATGGCTTTCGCCCAGGGACCGCGCCGACGACCAGTCCCAGGAGCGGGCGTTGCCGCCGGGCAGCCGGCCGCCGCCGTGCTCCACCAGCAGGGCCACCCCGGGGTAGTCCGCCGCCCGGGAGAGGGTCGGCTCCCTCTCCATGAAAAGGGCCTTGAGAACGATCAGCCCCTCCGCCTGGAGGCGGGCAGCCAGCTCCGGCGGCTCCTGACCGTGAAGCTGGATGGCGCGCAGCCGGCAGTAGGCCACCCGGTCCATGATGGTGTCGAAGCTTTCGTTGACGAAAACCCCGGTCGGCACCACCGGCGGCGGCAGCGCAAGGGCGATCTGACGGGCCTGGGCGCGGGTCACGCTGCGGGGGCTGGGGGGGTAGAAGACCAGGCCGATCGCAGCCGCTCCGGCGGCCGCGCAGGCTGCGGCCTCGTCGGTGCGGGTCAGGCCGCAGACCTTGACCTGCGGCCGTCCGCCTTCCGGCGCCGAACCGGTCATGGCCCCACCCCACGCAGGGACCGGAGCAGTGCCGCCGGATCCGGGGCGCGCACGAGGCTTTCGCCGATGAGAAAATTGTGGATTCCGGCCGCCTGCAGGCGCTGGATATCCGCCCGCGAACGGATGCCGCTCTCGGCCACGGCGCGCTGCCCGGGGCCGAGATGGGCGGCCATCCGCAGCGTGGTTTCCAGAGAGGTTTCAAAAGTCTTCAGGTTGCGGTTGTTGATTCCCACCAGGCAGGCGCCGCAGGCCAGCGCCGTTTGCATCTCCTCGGGGGTGTGGGTTTCCACCAGAGCCGAGAGGCCCAACTCGCGGGTGAGCGCCAGGTAGTCGCGCAGCTGGGAGGGCGCCAGAATCCTTACGATCAAAAGCACCGCATCGGCCCCGGCGGCGGCCGCCTCACAGATCTGGTAGGCCGAGATGGTGAAATCCTTGCGCAGCACGGGCAGGTCAACGGCGGCGCGCGCCGCCCGCAGGTCCTCCAGGCTGCCCTTGAAATAGGGGCCGTCGGTGAGCACCGAAAGCGCTGCGGCCCCCCCGGCGACGTAGGC contains:
- a CDS encoding phosphoribosylanthranilate isomerase, translated to MTGSAPEGGRPQVKVCGLTRTDEAAACAAAGAAAIGLVFYPPSPRSVTRAQARQIALALPPPVVPTGVFVNESFDTIMDRVAYCRLRAIQLHGQEPPELAARLQAEGLIVLKALFMEREPTLSRAADYPGVALLVEHGGGRLPGGNARSWDWSSARSLGESHPLVIAGGLAPENVAAAVAGAWPDAVDVSSGVERSPGRKDLDRLAAFFRALESARLASAPRRRVF
- a CDS encoding sulfurtransferase → MSLLKTLFAPLVSWSAKDLKAFMAQKPEGGYTLLDVRQPSEYRESHLPGAKLIPLSQLDTAVGQLDPQKPVVVYCAIGGRSRVAAQLLAGRGFGEVFNLKGGIKAWKGFTAEGPRELNLDLIRGDETPAEIIAIALAMEKGLGRFYSAAAERAQDQPLIDLLQRLAGFEVKHQQALMGLYVQMAPGDPEGKLLQTGRLSGIMEGGFGIDAFLAQNAAYLNSLPELLTLAMMLETQAMDLYLRFADKSGVAETREVLFKVANEEKQHLGALADLYEANA
- a CDS encoding gamma carbonic anhydrase family protein; this encodes MPVYALEGIRPVIDPSVYLAPSAAVIGNVTLAAHASVWFNSVLRADSDAIVIGRETNIQDFTMCHVDAGCPLTIGDRVTVGHHCIIHGCSVADDCLIGMGAIIMNGARIGRGCIVAAGSVILENTEIPPFSLVAGVPGAVKRSLQADIIPVINASVEIYKERSKAYQTPGNFQVVG
- the trpC gene encoding indole-3-glycerol phosphate synthase TrpC — translated: MDILERIVQTKRAEVDTAARRVPEAGLRMQATGRRDIRPFFDALAQSPAGSPNIIAEIKRASPSKGVICADLDAAAQARAYVAGGAAALSVLTDGPYFKGSLEDLRAARAAVDLPVLRKDFTISAYQICEAAAAGADAVLLIVRILAPSQLRDYLALTRELGLSALVETHTPEEMQTALACGACLVGINNRNLKTFETSLETTLRMAAHLGPGQRAVAESGIRSRADIQRLQAAGIHNFLIGESLVRAPDPAALLRSLRGVGP